Proteins from a single region of Plasmodium brasilianum strain Bolivian I chromosome 13, whole genome shotgun sequence:
- a CDS encoding cysteine protease ATG4 yields the protein MELGERLLEHKYKKGQYGKKTNKNVVDQNKHYSNNIILLQKPKTNNTNITNIANIANTANIANTANIANIASPSRANQSLKKKRKNSLSKYKNNIININKKNVEDVRTHPNVSTNKFINYLNNIKYNFSLKRYFKMLVNVSIYNYFPLNLRNVSNDICMCGQYFNLKDTETFKFFLILCKSKVLFTYRSNFLLKISDSWNFASSSTSTSSNNTTANTAATTAVSNSTIIEVATSRSNNSIINNIVDSTRNNEILSCSTKCGSVYFNNIEKVLENIKSLEKIKENRTKKNKTRKNLYYKERVINFTNIPEHFIKKVYFDEKECFYINFEKLSKYSSSYCFSRNNYRYKNKYRRTFYNNNYIQNNYLEKENAKDTHVVYSTDGSSNTIAYVYSFENNSHVFKENKQHTDDPDNYHYEAIKYINSNDDVNDDAPHVNGHCAEQKDNSTKKEYLKTYINRNCKEIVNDDNTFNEYNNNVIKRKQYKKLKNLYLKKGGKKYVINSKIKKYINTLFKKRKKRNKSKSNKQGDDTISIYMSDRGWGCMIRVVQMVLANILIKYQISKKYAFFHNIGDYIFYKNYLNKLYIEGNERKNGQEFTKDDTKMGTTENVKKIEQNNKSTRRKEIRKDVEKGMEIINAITKIPYEECTKKEIKESDNFNKKVQAKVLPKNDSYSSIYNNSSYASPNELTYYSNRTMKNADDVTISDIHPVDTYSSERHNTTKKYNSSCYYIKNYENFLNDNNENVKNMEINNSLVYYVLLQFRDIENAKYSIQNIIYETMKYKKVAQKNVQHLVYEWLGPTSSAIIISDLINKKRVQFLKKKKKKTSLNHEKYTLENDIISKSSTIEKKKKKKFIQTTPPKRNIFIIIWVCLKLGTDSINIAKYKQSILSCFRLKQFQGISGGNVHTSAHYFYAANENGLFYLDPHIKCQKAFTDTNNNMHSEFFTKKIKFLPWEYLNPSMSLIFVVESKDDYFNLVQNLKLIDPSIFEVYDKEPLYTFRNELNLDTEDSGLVML from the exons AATGTTGTTGATCAGAATAAACactatagtaataatataatattgctCCAGAAACCAAAGACAAACAATACGAATATTACTAACATTGCTAACATTGCTAACACCGCTAATATTGCTAACACCGCTAATATTGCTAATATTGCTAGCCCTAGTAGAGCAAACCAatctttgaaaaaaaaaagaaaaaatagtttaagtaaatataaaaataacataataaatataaataagaaaaacgTTGAAGACGTGCGTACTCATCCAAATGTATCAAcaaataaattcataaattatttaaataatattaaatacaaCTTCTCCCTTAAgagatattttaaaatgttagtTAATGTttcaatttataattattttccctTAAATTTACGGAACGTATCAAATGATATTTGCATGTGCGGACAATATTTTAACCTTAAAGATACAGAAACTTTTAagttctttttaattttatgcaaATCAAAGGTACTGTTTACTTATAGATCAAATTTCCTTCTAAAAATTAGTGATAGCTGGAATTTCGCAAGTAGTAGTACGAGCACGAGTAGCAATAATACAACAGCTAACACAGCTGCCACAACTGCCGTTAGCAACAGCACAATCATCGAGGTTGCTACTTCTAGAAGCAATAATtctataattaataatattgttgATTCTACCCGAAACAATGAAATCCTTAGTTGTAGTACTAAATGTGGTAGTGTCTATTTTAACAATATAGAAAAAGTcctagaaaatataaaatcacttgaaaagataaaagaaaataggacaaaaaaaaataaaacaaggaaaaatttatattataaggAAAGAGTAATAAACTTTACAAATATACCTgaacattttataaaaaaggttTATTTTGATGAAAAGGAATGTTTTTACATAAACTTTGAAAAGTTATCAAAATATAGCAGTAGCTATTGCTTCAGTAGAAATAattatagatataaaaaCAAGTACAGAAGAACattttataacaataattatatacagaataattatttagaaaaggaaaatgctAAAGACACTCATGTAGTATATAGTACAGATGGTAGCAGTAACACAAtagcatatgtatatagttttgaaaataattccCATGTTTTTAAAGAGAATAAACAACACACTGATGATCCTGACAATTATCACTACGAAgcaataaaatacattaacaGCAACGATGATGTTAATGATGATGCCCCTCATGTGAATGGTCACTGTGCTGAACAAAAAGATAACAGCACAAAGAAGGAATACTTGAAaacttatataaatagaaaCTGTAAGGAGATTGTGAATGATgataatacatttaatgagtataataataatgttattaaaagaaagcaatacaaaaaattaaaaaatttatacttgAAGAAGGGggggaaaaaatatgttataaatagtaagattaaaaaatacataaatacattatttaaaaaaaggaaaaaaaggaataaaagcAAATCAAACAAACAAGGTGATGATACCATATCTATTTACATGAGTGATAGGGGTTGGGGGTGTATGATAAGAGTAGTTCAAATGGTTCTAGCaaacatattaattaaataccAGATATCCAAAAAATATGCTTTCTTTCATAATATAGgtgattatatattttacaaaaattatttaaacaaGTTGTACATAGAAGGAAATGAACGTAAAAATGGTCAAGAGTTTACTAAGGATGATACAAAAATGGGCACTActgaaaatgttaaaaaaatagaacaaaataataagagcacaagaagaaaagaaataagaaaagaTGTAGAAAAAGGAATGGAAATTATTAATGCTATTACAAAAATTCCATATGAAGAAtgcacaaaaaaagaaattaaggAATcagataattttaataagaaaGTACAAGCAAAAGTACTTCCAAAAAATGACAGCTATTcttcaatatataataatagcagttaTGCTTCTCCTAACGAATTAACGTACTATTCAAATAGGACAATGAAAAATGCAGATGATGTTACCATTAGTGATATTCATCCTGTGGATACATATTCTTCTGAACGACACAATacaactaaaaaatataatagctCATGTTACTATATCAAGAATTAtgaaaactttttaaatgataataatgaaaatgttaaaaatatggaaattaACAATTCATTagtttattatgtattactACAGTTCAGAGATATAGAAAATGCTAAATATTccatacaaaatattatttatgaaacgatgaaatataaaaaagttgcTCAAAAAAACGTGCAACACCTTGTGTATGAATGGTTAGGACCTACTAGCAGTGCAATAATTATTTCagatttaattaataaaaagagagttcaattcttaaaaaaaaaaaaaaagaaaacctCTTTAAACcatgaaaaatatacactagaaaatgatataattagCAAAAGCAGTActatcgaaaaaaaaaaaaaaaagaagtttaTCCAGACCACACCACCAAAAAGA aacatatttataattatatgggTATGTCTAAAATTAGGCACTGATTCTATAAACATTGCGAAGTACAAACAATCAATATTATCTTGTTTTCGTTTAAAACAATTTCAAGGAATAAGTGGTGGAAACGTTCATACAAGTGCTCATTATTTTTACGCAGCAAATGAAAACGGCCTTTTTTACCTTGACCCTCACATAAAATGTCAAAAAGCTTTTACagatacaaataataatatgcattCCGAATTTTTTACCAAAAAGATTAAGTTCTTACCATGGGAATATTTGAATCCATCGATGTCCCTAATATTTGTTGTTGAG